In Planktothrix tepida PCC 9214, a genomic segment contains:
- the ispG gene encoding (E)-4-hydroxy-3-methylbut-2-enyl-diphosphate synthase, translating into MQTLPVPTQPTSDQTPVDTMIHRRKTRPVQVGTVTIGGGHPVVVQSMINEDTMDIDGATAAVRRLHEIGCEIVRVTVPSVGHATAVGKIKQKLAETYQPVPLVADVHHNGMKIALEVAKYVDKVRINPGLYVFEKPKSDRTEYTQSEFDEIGDKIRQTLEPLVVSLRDQGKAMRIGVNHGSLAERMLFTYGDTPEGMVESALEFIKICESLDFQNIVISLKASRVPVMVAANRLMVKRMDELGMDYPLHLGVTEAGDGEYGRIKSTAGIGTLLAGGIGDTIRVSLTEAPEKEIPVCYSILQALGLRKTMVEYVACPSCGRTLFNLEEVLHQVREATKHLTGLDIAVMGCIVNGPGEMADADYGYVGKQPGFISLYRGREEIKKVPETQGVEELINLIKADGRWVDP; encoded by the coding sequence ATGCAAACTTTACCTGTTCCAACTCAACCGACATCCGATCAAACTCCGGTGGATACGATGATTCACCGCCGCAAGACTCGTCCTGTCCAGGTGGGAACTGTGACCATTGGGGGAGGTCATCCGGTTGTTGTCCAATCGATGATTAATGAAGATACGATGGATATTGATGGGGCGACGGCGGCGGTACGTCGTTTGCATGAAATTGGGTGTGAAATTGTGCGGGTGACGGTTCCGAGTGTGGGTCATGCGACGGCTGTTGGCAAAATTAAACAGAAATTAGCCGAAACATATCAACCTGTTCCCTTAGTGGCGGATGTTCATCACAATGGCATGAAAATCGCCCTGGAAGTGGCAAAATATGTCGATAAAGTGCGAATTAATCCAGGGTTATATGTGTTTGAAAAACCGAAAAGCGATCGCACCGAATATACTCAATCTGAATTTGATGAAATTGGCGATAAAATTAGGCAAACCTTAGAACCTTTAGTGGTTTCTTTGCGTGATCAAGGAAAAGCCATGCGAATTGGTGTGAATCATGGTTCTTTAGCAGAACGAATGTTATTTACTTATGGCGATACTCCCGAAGGCATGGTGGAATCGGCGTTAGAATTTATTAAAATATGTGAATCTTTGGATTTTCAAAATATTGTGATTTCCCTCAAGGCGTCACGGGTTCCGGTGATGGTCGCAGCGAACCGTTTAATGGTCAAACGGATGGATGAATTAGGGATGGATTATCCCTTACATTTAGGGGTGACAGAAGCCGGAGATGGAGAATATGGTCGGATTAAATCAACGGCTGGAATTGGTACATTATTAGCTGGAGGAATTGGCGATACCATTCGGGTTTCTTTAACCGAAGCACCTGAAAAAGAAATTCCCGTTTGTTATAGTATTCTGCAAGCGTTAGGGCTGCGGAAAACGATGGTGGAATATGTCGCTTGTCCGTCCTGCGGTCGCACTTTATTTAACTTAGAAGAAGTTTTACATCAAGTCCGCGAAGCCACAAAACATTTAACCGGGTTAGATATTGCGGTGATGGGATGTATTGTCAATGGCCCCGGAGAAATGGCCGATGCAGACTATGGTTATGTGGGTAAACAACCCGGTTTTATTTCTCTTTATCGCGGTCGAGAAGAGATTAAAAAAGTCCCTGAAACCCAAGGGGTAGAAGAATTAATTAACTTAATTAAAGCGGATGGCCGTTGGGTTGATCCTTAA